Proteins encoded by one window of Megachile rotundata isolate GNS110a chromosome 10, iyMegRotu1, whole genome shotgun sequence:
- the Klp98A gene encoding kinesin-like protein 98A isoform X6 yields the protein MVSIDPRCDDDCATRFCHLLSFVPELAMNAKMIVQMDGKKTRIFNTKTPGSCREIDREKYKDFTFDHSYWSFDANDENYASQEEVFYDLGTDVIESAFEGYNACVFAYGQTGSGKTFTMMGTPEAQGLIPRICKTLFARMAAGKESGASYRTEVSFLEIHNERVRDLLRLDQSQSHSLRVREHPKRGPYVQDLSSHLVYDYSDIQECMVRGNTHRTTASTNMNDVSSRSHAIFTITFVQAGLSEGNMPSETVSKVHLVDLAGSERANATGATGQRLKEGAHINKSLVTLGSVISALAEVSSASDASSSSKRNVFIPYRDSVLTWLLKDSLGGNSKTIMIAAISPADCNYGETLSTLRYANRAKNIINKPTINEDPNVKLIRELREEIQKLKSLIGKDMSVERPPQVLLAQIHEKQEQEKVLTEEWTEKWRETQQILQEQKALGLRKSGVGVVLDSEMPHLVGIDDDLLSTGVTLYHLKEGRTLVGTEEAPTTQDIVLTGADVEPEHCVVELDNGVATLHPLSPHCWINTAQVDKPTRLSQGCIILLGRNNMFRYNDPAEAAKLRKEGGTGNGNLQSTVVNLSRLSLLSWSVSDLHASSSSDNLLNSSEDLRALEELEQQKAALIKEKEDFKTRDRFLQREQEEREERWAARREALEGAQRELEREWGAQWKEWADAIAALESRQRELRARRHLLEQERRDEMTQTDDGAGSDGSLPESWSSLNDDKCVDAVRELVNHHKKELAVLETELQNKVKSLNEHQSKVDKMEEELIEIARKQKHMINLELEGEGNTEKKLILAKRSQEQLQEILRRKQSLSLNLKRALPASPGDHSSSGDEIFSNGETQSFQDACNRKLQIASALSLLPQDVPSSIETADTFHTAAADSPEPRIPFQDPHEEESRVSLDNNQQRESQESQKVSQEDPLNDKKLPEAEGKSSLNLNRKSPVEIKTDKCNGSASSEKTESKSPTNSTIEEDIPQDSLESPVQQNPAMKRLNQRIARQRMMVMRCLEASSPSKEDLNRQIAILQDLQKQQIELEVSLLEDERKNVRQQSKSECNNDRLSPIVDVNDLIQNTETNSTCCDLESTNSSATLLTVATTRSPILRNNRPNINDDENLSESVQPRISSGRGYSTVYLTSQNRGDRLSSPYSLTITRSLPSLIANDADYDSVINMIVSIPSYVIRGAGKSSHYEYEVRVVAQDDSWTLLRRYRRFRELYISMRQKYGSKVAAIRFPPRQVFSKYEVVARQRRKRLEEYLRRLIQVCSELPHCKPLYKYNGNLSNIDKQSLLEFSSFFRRGTFESSKYGTS from the exons ACACCAGGTAGTTGCAGAGAAATCGACAGAGAGAAATACAAAGACTTCACGTTCGATCACTCGTACTGGTCCTTCGACGCGAACGACGAGAATTATGCGTCCCAGGAAGAG GTTTTCTATGATCTTGGTACGGACGTAATAGAAAGTGCCTTCGAAGGCTACAATGCCTGCGTCTTTGCCTACGGCCAGACAGGGTCTGGGAAGACTTTTACGATGATGGGCACGCCG GAGGCTCAGGGATTGATACCAAGGATTTGTAAGACATTGTTCGCCAGAATGGCTGCGGGTAAAGAGAGCGGAGCATCGTATAGAACCGAGGTATCCTTCCTGGAAATACACAACGAGAGAGTGAGAGATTTGCTGCGGCTGGATCAGTCACAGTCTCATTCGCTCAGAGTGCGGGAGCATCCTAAAAGAGGACCCTACGTTCAAGACCTGTCCAGCCACCTCGTGTACGATTATTCAGACATTCAG GAATGTATGGTGAGAGGTAACACGCACAGAACTACAGCCAGCACAAACATGAACGACGTGAGCAGCAGAAGTCACGCGATTTTTACGATAACGTTTGTGCAAGCTGGACTCTCCGAGGGCAATATGCCGTCAGAGACCGTTTCCAAGGTGCATCTCGTCGACTTGGCTGGAAG CGAACGTGCAAATGCAACAGGAGCGACAGGCCAACGGCTAAAAGAGGGTGCGCACATTAATAAGTCATTGGTGACTTTAGGTTCTGTGATATCGGCACTTGCGGAAGTAAGTTCCGCGAGCGATGCGTCTTCTTCCTCAAAGCGGAACGTTTTCATACCTTACCGAGACAGTGTGCTAACATGGTTGCTAAAGGATTCGCTTGGAGGTAATTCGAAGACTATTATGATAGCTGCTATTAGTCCAGCAGATTGTAATTACGGGGAGACTCTGAGTACGCTCAGGTACGCGAACCGAGCGAAAAATATCATCAATAAACCCACTATCAACGAAGATCccaatgtaaaattaattagagAACTCAGGGAAGAGATCCAGAAGTTGAAGTCTCTTATCGGTAAAGACATG AGCGTTGAAAGGCCACCGCAGGTATTGTTGGCTCAGATTCATGAGAAACAAGAACAGGAGAAAGTGTTGACGGAAGAATGGACGGAAAAGTGGCGAGAAACACAGCAGATTCTTCAAGAGCAAAAAGCATTAGGCCTCCGTAAGAGCGGCGTTGGCGTAGTCTTAGACTCAGAAATGCCGCACTTAGTCGGAATCGACGATGATCTCCTGAGCACCGGTGTAACGTTGTATCATTTGAAAGAGGGTAGAACGTTAGTCGGAACGGAAGAGGCACCAACCACGCAG gATATCGTGTTAACCGGCGCGGACGTCGAGCCAGAACACTGTGTGGTAGAGCTAGACAACGGTGTAGCAACCCTTCATCCCCTTTCTCCTCACTGCTGGATTAACACAGCCCAAGTAGATAAACCGACGCGTTTGTCGCAAGGTTGTATCATTCTTCTGGGCAGGAACAATATGTTCCGCTATAACGATCCGGCAGAGGCGGCGAAGCTAAGAAAGGAAGGTGGAACGGGTAACGGTAACTTGCAGTCCACGGTCGTCAATCTTTCAAGATTATCTCTCTTGAGCTGGAGTGTCTCGGATCTGCACGCCTCGTCCTCTAGTGATAACCTTTTAAATTCGAGCGAAGATCTCCGAGCACTCGAGGAACTGGAACAGCAAAAGGCTGCCCTCATTAAGGAAAAGGAAGACTTTAAG ACTCGCGATCGTTTTCTGCAGAGAGAACAAGAGGAACGGGAAGAAAGATGGGCCGCTAGAAGAGAGGCTCTGGAAGGCGCACAACGCGAACTCGAACGCGAATGGGGCGCCCAATGGAAAGAGTGGGCCGATGCGATAGCAGCTCTTGAATCGCGACAACGCGAGTTGCGCGCAAGACGTCATCTCCTGGAACAAGAGCGACGAGACGAAATGACGCAA ACGGATGACGGTGCTGGAAGCGATGGTAGCTTGCCAGAATCCTGGTCGAGTTTGAACGATGATAAATGCGTTGACGCGGTCCGAGAACTTGTTAATCATCAC AAAAAAGAACTGGCTGTCCTAGAAACGGAATTGCAAAACAAGGTGAAGTCGTTGAACGAGCATCAGAGTAAAGTAGATAAGATGGAGGAAGAATTGATCGAGATAGCCAGGAAGCAAAAGCATATGATTAACCTGGAA TTGGAGGGAGAAGGCAACACGGAGAAGAAGCTGATTCTAGCAAAACGTTCTCAAGAACAGCTACAAGAGATCCTACGACGAAAGCAGAGTCTTTCGTTGAACCTGAAACGCGCTTTACCCGCGTCACCCGGTGATCATTCCTCTAGCGGTGATGAGATCTTCTCCAACGGGGAGACGCAATCCTTCCAGGATGCGTGTAATAGAAAACTTCAAATAGCTTCTGCTTTGAGTCTACTGCCACAAGATGTTCCAAGCTCTATCGAGACTGCTGACACGTTTCACACAGCTGCGGCTGACTCGCCAGAACCTCGCATACCCTTCCAAGATCCACACGAAGAAGAATCTCGCGTATCTTTAGATAATAATCAGCAAAGAGAATCTCAGGAATCGCAGAAGGTATCTCAAGAAGATCCGCTGAACGACAAGAAACTACCCGAAGCGGAGGGCAAAAGTTCGTTGAACCTGAACAGGAAATCTCCCGTGGAAATAAAAACGGATAAATGTAACGGCAGTGCTAGCAGCGAGAAAACGGAGTCAAAGTCACCGACGAATTCCACGATAGAGGAGGATATTCCTCAAGATTCACTGGAGTCGCCGGTGCAACAGAATCCAGCAATGAAACGACTGAACCAAAGAATCGCCCGCCAACGAATGATGGTGATGAGGTGTCTGGAAGCTAGTTCGCCCTCCAAAGAAGATCTGAATAGGCAGATAGCGATCCTGCAAGACCTCCAGAAGCAGCAGATCGAGCTAGAGGTGTCCTTATTGGAGGATGAACGCAAAAACGTTAGACAACAATCCAAGTCTGAGTGCAACAACGACAGATTGTCGCCAATTGTAGATGTAAATGACCTTATACAAAACACGGAGACAAATAGTACGTGTTGTGACTTAGAGTCAACGAATAGCTCCGCCACGCTGTTGACCGTGGCCACAACGCGATCTCCGATCCTCAGGAACAACAGGCCTAATATCAACGACGACGAGAATCTATCGGAATCGGTTCAGCCTCGAATATCATCGGGAAGAGGTTACTCTACAGTCTATCTCACG AGTCAAAATCGGGGCGATCGATTGAGTAGCCCGTATTCCCTGACAATCACGAGGTCTCTGCCATCTTTGATAGCAAACGACGCTGATTACGATAGCGTGATTAATATGATCGTTAGTATACCTTCTTACGTGATACGTGGAGCTGGTAAGTCCAGTCATTACGAATACGAGGTACGTGTCGTGGCACAAGATGATAGTTGGACACTTCTACGTAGATACAGACGATTCCGGGAGTTGTATATTTCAATGCGACAAAAATATGGTAGCAAg GTAGCAGCAATACGCTTTCCACCCCGACAAGTTTTTTCAAAATACGAAGTCGTCGCACGACAACGTAGAAAACGATTAGAAGAGTATCTGCGACGTTTGATTCAGGTATGCTCAGAATTGCCGCACTGCAAACCTCTCTACAAGTACAACGGCAACTTAAGCAACATAGATAAGCAATCGTTGCTGGAATTCAGTTCGTTCTTCAGACGTGGAACATTCGAAAGCAGCAAGTACGGGACAAGTTAA
- the Klp98A gene encoding kinesin-like protein 98A isoform X2 — MVSIDPRCDDDCATRFCHLLSFVPELAMNAKMIVQMDGKKTRIFNTKTPGSCREIDREKYKDFTFDHSYWSFDANDENYASQEEVFYDLGTDVIESAFEGYNACVFAYGQTGSGKTFTMMGTPEAQGLIPRICKTLFARMAAGKESGASYRTEVSFLEIHNERVRDLLRLDQSQSHSLRVREHPKRGPYVQDLSSHLVYDYSDIQECMVRGNTHRTTASTNMNDVSSRSHAIFTITFVQAGLSEGNMPSETVSKVHLVDLAGSERANATGATGQRLKEGAHINKSLVTLGSVISALAEVSSASDASSSSKRNVFIPYRDSVLTWLLKDSLGGNSKTIMIAAISPADCNYGETLSTLRYANRAKNIINKPTINEDPNVKLIRELREEIQKLKSLIGKDMSVERPPQVLLAQIHEKQEQEKVLTEEWTEKWRETQQILQEQKALGLRKSGVGVVLDSEMPHLVGIDDDLLSTGVTLYHLKEGRTLVGTEEAPTTQDIVLTGADVEPEHCVVELDNGVATLHPLSPHCWINTAQVDKPTRLSQGCIILLGRNNMFRYNDPAEAAKLRKEGGTGNGNLQSTVVNLSRLSLLSWSVSDLHASSSSDNLLNSSEDLRALEELEQQKAALIKEKEDFKREQEEREERWAARREALEGAQRELEREWGAQWKEWADAIAALESRQRELRARRHLLEQERRDEMTQVESLCREVASLRTTLQSKHRQFQEFMNNHERAQRFRQWWEKTDDGAGSDGSLPESWSSLNDDKCVDAVRELVNHHKKELAVLETELQNKVKSLNEHQSKVDKMEEELIEIARKQKHMINLELEGEGNTEKKLILAKRSQEQLQEILRRKQSLSLNLKRALPASPGDHSSSGDEIFSNGETQSFQDACNRKLQIASALSLLPQDVPSSIETADTFHTAAADSPEPRIPFQDPHEEESRVSLDNNQQRESQESQKVSQEDPLNDKKLPEAEGKSSLNLNRKSPVEIKTDKCNGSASSEKTESKSPTNSTIEEDIPQDSLESPVQQNPAMKRLNQRIARQRMMVMRCLEASSPSKEDLNRQIAILQDLQKQQIELEVSLLEDERKNVRQQSKSECNNDRLSPIVDVNDLIQNTETNSTCCDLESTNSSATLLTVATTRSPILRNNRPNINDDENLSESVQPRISSGRGYSTVYLTSQNRGDRLSSPYSLTITRSLPSLIANDADYDSVINMIVSIPSYVIRGAGKSSHYEYEVRVVAQDDSWTLLRRYRRFRELYISMRQKYGSKVAAIRFPPRQVFSKYEVVARQRRKRLEEYLRRLIQVCSELPHCKPLYKYNGNLSNIDKQSLLEFSSFFRRGTFESSKYGTS, encoded by the exons ACACCAGGTAGTTGCAGAGAAATCGACAGAGAGAAATACAAAGACTTCACGTTCGATCACTCGTACTGGTCCTTCGACGCGAACGACGAGAATTATGCGTCCCAGGAAGAG GTTTTCTATGATCTTGGTACGGACGTAATAGAAAGTGCCTTCGAAGGCTACAATGCCTGCGTCTTTGCCTACGGCCAGACAGGGTCTGGGAAGACTTTTACGATGATGGGCACGCCG GAGGCTCAGGGATTGATACCAAGGATTTGTAAGACATTGTTCGCCAGAATGGCTGCGGGTAAAGAGAGCGGAGCATCGTATAGAACCGAGGTATCCTTCCTGGAAATACACAACGAGAGAGTGAGAGATTTGCTGCGGCTGGATCAGTCACAGTCTCATTCGCTCAGAGTGCGGGAGCATCCTAAAAGAGGACCCTACGTTCAAGACCTGTCCAGCCACCTCGTGTACGATTATTCAGACATTCAG GAATGTATGGTGAGAGGTAACACGCACAGAACTACAGCCAGCACAAACATGAACGACGTGAGCAGCAGAAGTCACGCGATTTTTACGATAACGTTTGTGCAAGCTGGACTCTCCGAGGGCAATATGCCGTCAGAGACCGTTTCCAAGGTGCATCTCGTCGACTTGGCTGGAAG CGAACGTGCAAATGCAACAGGAGCGACAGGCCAACGGCTAAAAGAGGGTGCGCACATTAATAAGTCATTGGTGACTTTAGGTTCTGTGATATCGGCACTTGCGGAAGTAAGTTCCGCGAGCGATGCGTCTTCTTCCTCAAAGCGGAACGTTTTCATACCTTACCGAGACAGTGTGCTAACATGGTTGCTAAAGGATTCGCTTGGAGGTAATTCGAAGACTATTATGATAGCTGCTATTAGTCCAGCAGATTGTAATTACGGGGAGACTCTGAGTACGCTCAGGTACGCGAACCGAGCGAAAAATATCATCAATAAACCCACTATCAACGAAGATCccaatgtaaaattaattagagAACTCAGGGAAGAGATCCAGAAGTTGAAGTCTCTTATCGGTAAAGACATG AGCGTTGAAAGGCCACCGCAGGTATTGTTGGCTCAGATTCATGAGAAACAAGAACAGGAGAAAGTGTTGACGGAAGAATGGACGGAAAAGTGGCGAGAAACACAGCAGATTCTTCAAGAGCAAAAAGCATTAGGCCTCCGTAAGAGCGGCGTTGGCGTAGTCTTAGACTCAGAAATGCCGCACTTAGTCGGAATCGACGATGATCTCCTGAGCACCGGTGTAACGTTGTATCATTTGAAAGAGGGTAGAACGTTAGTCGGAACGGAAGAGGCACCAACCACGCAG gATATCGTGTTAACCGGCGCGGACGTCGAGCCAGAACACTGTGTGGTAGAGCTAGACAACGGTGTAGCAACCCTTCATCCCCTTTCTCCTCACTGCTGGATTAACACAGCCCAAGTAGATAAACCGACGCGTTTGTCGCAAGGTTGTATCATTCTTCTGGGCAGGAACAATATGTTCCGCTATAACGATCCGGCAGAGGCGGCGAAGCTAAGAAAGGAAGGTGGAACGGGTAACGGTAACTTGCAGTCCACGGTCGTCAATCTTTCAAGATTATCTCTCTTGAGCTGGAGTGTCTCGGATCTGCACGCCTCGTCCTCTAGTGATAACCTTTTAAATTCGAGCGAAGATCTCCGAGCACTCGAGGAACTGGAACAGCAAAAGGCTGCCCTCATTAAGGAAAAGGAAGACTTTAAG AGAGAACAAGAGGAACGGGAAGAAAGATGGGCCGCTAGAAGAGAGGCTCTGGAAGGCGCACAACGCGAACTCGAACGCGAATGGGGCGCCCAATGGAAAGAGTGGGCCGATGCGATAGCAGCTCTTGAATCGCGACAACGCGAGTTGCGCGCAAGACGTCATCTCCTGGAACAAGAGCGACGAGACGAAATGACGCAA GTAGAAAGTTTATGTAGGGAAGTTGCCTCTCTGCGTACAACATTGCAATCCAAGCATCGTCAGTTTCAAGAGTTCATGAACAATCACGAACGCGCTCAAAGATTCCGTCAATGGTGGGAGAAG ACGGATGACGGTGCTGGAAGCGATGGTAGCTTGCCAGAATCCTGGTCGAGTTTGAACGATGATAAATGCGTTGACGCGGTCCGAGAACTTGTTAATCATCAC AAAAAAGAACTGGCTGTCCTAGAAACGGAATTGCAAAACAAGGTGAAGTCGTTGAACGAGCATCAGAGTAAAGTAGATAAGATGGAGGAAGAATTGATCGAGATAGCCAGGAAGCAAAAGCATATGATTAACCTGGAA TTGGAGGGAGAAGGCAACACGGAGAAGAAGCTGATTCTAGCAAAACGTTCTCAAGAACAGCTACAAGAGATCCTACGACGAAAGCAGAGTCTTTCGTTGAACCTGAAACGCGCTTTACCCGCGTCACCCGGTGATCATTCCTCTAGCGGTGATGAGATCTTCTCCAACGGGGAGACGCAATCCTTCCAGGATGCGTGTAATAGAAAACTTCAAATAGCTTCTGCTTTGAGTCTACTGCCACAAGATGTTCCAAGCTCTATCGAGACTGCTGACACGTTTCACACAGCTGCGGCTGACTCGCCAGAACCTCGCATACCCTTCCAAGATCCACACGAAGAAGAATCTCGCGTATCTTTAGATAATAATCAGCAAAGAGAATCTCAGGAATCGCAGAAGGTATCTCAAGAAGATCCGCTGAACGACAAGAAACTACCCGAAGCGGAGGGCAAAAGTTCGTTGAACCTGAACAGGAAATCTCCCGTGGAAATAAAAACGGATAAATGTAACGGCAGTGCTAGCAGCGAGAAAACGGAGTCAAAGTCACCGACGAATTCCACGATAGAGGAGGATATTCCTCAAGATTCACTGGAGTCGCCGGTGCAACAGAATCCAGCAATGAAACGACTGAACCAAAGAATCGCCCGCCAACGAATGATGGTGATGAGGTGTCTGGAAGCTAGTTCGCCCTCCAAAGAAGATCTGAATAGGCAGATAGCGATCCTGCAAGACCTCCAGAAGCAGCAGATCGAGCTAGAGGTGTCCTTATTGGAGGATGAACGCAAAAACGTTAGACAACAATCCAAGTCTGAGTGCAACAACGACAGATTGTCGCCAATTGTAGATGTAAATGACCTTATACAAAACACGGAGACAAATAGTACGTGTTGTGACTTAGAGTCAACGAATAGCTCCGCCACGCTGTTGACCGTGGCCACAACGCGATCTCCGATCCTCAGGAACAACAGGCCTAATATCAACGACGACGAGAATCTATCGGAATCGGTTCAGCCTCGAATATCATCGGGAAGAGGTTACTCTACAGTCTATCTCACG AGTCAAAATCGGGGCGATCGATTGAGTAGCCCGTATTCCCTGACAATCACGAGGTCTCTGCCATCTTTGATAGCAAACGACGCTGATTACGATAGCGTGATTAATATGATCGTTAGTATACCTTCTTACGTGATACGTGGAGCTGGTAAGTCCAGTCATTACGAATACGAGGTACGTGTCGTGGCACAAGATGATAGTTGGACACTTCTACGTAGATACAGACGATTCCGGGAGTTGTATATTTCAATGCGACAAAAATATGGTAGCAAg GTAGCAGCAATACGCTTTCCACCCCGACAAGTTTTTTCAAAATACGAAGTCGTCGCACGACAACGTAGAAAACGATTAGAAGAGTATCTGCGACGTTTGATTCAGGTATGCTCAGAATTGCCGCACTGCAAACCTCTCTACAAGTACAACGGCAACTTAAGCAACATAGATAAGCAATCGTTGCTGGAATTCAGTTCGTTCTTCAGACGTGGAACATTCGAAAGCAGCAAGTACGGGACAAGTTAA